Proteins co-encoded in one Paraburkholderia edwinii genomic window:
- the xylA gene encoding xylose isomerase — MSYFEHLPAVRYEGPQSTNPFAYRYYDRDKLVLGKRMEDHLRLAVCYWHTFGWAGTDMFGPGTFERPWHGAGEPMERARLKADSAFEMFSKLNAPFYTFHDNDVAPEGDSIKQYVSNFRAIADYLGRKQEETGVKLLWGTANLFSHPRYAAGAATNPNPEVFAFAATQVFEALEATQRLGGANYVLWGGREGYETLLNTDLKREREQLGRFMSMVVEHKHKKGFKGMLLIEPKPQEPTKHQYDYDVATVHGFLTQFGLQDEIRVNIEANHATLAGHSFHHEIANAFALGVFGSIDANRGDPQNGWDTDQFPNSVEELTLAFYEILRNGGFTTGGMNFDAKVRRQSIDPDDLFYGHIGAIDALAIALERAARLIENDRLAAFKEKRYAAWDSEFGRKILSGNFTLEALANDAIARGIAPRHVSGRQEHLEDIVTQALYGPAK; from the coding sequence ATGTCCTATTTCGAACACCTGCCGGCCGTGCGCTATGAAGGCCCGCAGTCGACCAATCCGTTCGCATACCGCTACTACGATCGCGACAAGCTCGTGCTCGGCAAGCGCATGGAAGATCATCTGCGCCTCGCCGTCTGCTACTGGCATACGTTCGGCTGGGCCGGCACCGACATGTTCGGACCGGGCACCTTCGAGCGTCCGTGGCACGGCGCGGGCGAGCCGATGGAGCGCGCGCGCCTGAAGGCCGATTCCGCCTTCGAAATGTTCTCGAAACTCAACGCGCCGTTCTACACGTTTCACGATAACGACGTCGCGCCTGAAGGCGACAGCATCAAGCAGTACGTGAGCAACTTCCGGGCGATCGCCGACTACCTGGGGCGCAAGCAGGAAGAGACGGGCGTGAAGCTCCTGTGGGGCACGGCGAACCTGTTCTCGCATCCGCGCTACGCAGCCGGCGCGGCCACGAATCCAAATCCGGAAGTGTTTGCGTTCGCCGCGACGCAAGTGTTCGAAGCGCTCGAAGCAACGCAGCGCCTCGGCGGCGCGAACTATGTGCTGTGGGGCGGCCGCGAAGGCTATGAGACGCTGCTCAACACGGACCTCAAGCGCGAGCGCGAGCAGCTTGGCCGCTTTATGAGCATGGTGGTCGAGCATAAGCACAAGAAAGGCTTCAAAGGCATGCTGCTGATCGAACCGAAGCCGCAGGAACCGACCAAGCATCAGTACGACTACGACGTCGCGACCGTGCATGGTTTCCTCACGCAATTCGGCTTGCAGGATGAAATTCGCGTGAACATCGAAGCGAACCATGCGACGCTCGCGGGCCACTCGTTCCATCACGAGATCGCGAATGCTTTTGCGCTTGGGGTATTCGGCAGTATCGATGCGAATCGCGGCGACCCGCAAAACGGCTGGGATACCGACCAGTTCCCGAACAGTGTCGAAGAACTGACGCTCGCGTTCTACGAGATTCTGCGCAACGGCGGCTTTACGACGGGCGGCATGAACTTCGACGCAAAAGTACGCCGTCAAAGCATCGATCCCGACGATCTGTTCTACGGCCATATCGGCGCGATCGACGCGCTGGCGATCGCGCTCGAACGCGCGGCACGCCTGATCGAAAACGACCGGCTCGCCGCGTTCAAGGAAAAGCGCTACGCGGCCTGGGACAGCGAATTCGGCCGCAAGATTCTCTCGGGCAATTTCACGCTTGAAGCGCTGGCCAACGATGCGATTGCGCGTGGCATCGCGCCGCGGCATGTGAGCGGCCGCCAGGAGCACCTCGAAGACATCGTGACGCAAGCGCTCTACGGCCCCGCGAAATAG
- a CDS encoding SDR family NAD(P)-dependent oxidoreductase: protein MRFQNKTALVTGGNSGIGFATAKMLIEQGARVAITGRDAKKLDQALTELGPNAIGIDADLNDADALERVVQKVKNEFGSLDVVFANAGVSGATPLGQTTAAAFEAITRTNLTSVFLTVQAALPLMQEGGAIVLNGSVMRSEGIAGSAAYSASKAGVTGMAKVFAAELAPRGIRVNTVIPGPTRTPIWTRNSRAGQTLDDTEKAIAPRIPIGRLADPEETARAVLFLASDDAVGITATEIVVDGGLTGAPSGAPVFRAPH, encoded by the coding sequence ATGCGTTTCCAGAACAAAACGGCCCTCGTGACGGGCGGCAACAGCGGTATCGGCTTCGCGACGGCAAAGATGCTGATCGAGCAGGGCGCGCGCGTCGCGATCACCGGCCGCGACGCGAAGAAGCTCGATCAGGCGCTGACTGAGCTTGGCCCGAACGCGATCGGCATCGACGCCGACCTGAACGACGCCGACGCGCTCGAGCGTGTCGTCCAGAAGGTGAAGAATGAATTCGGTTCGCTCGACGTGGTGTTCGCGAATGCGGGCGTGAGCGGCGCGACGCCGCTCGGCCAGACGACCGCCGCCGCTTTCGAGGCAATCACGCGCACCAATCTGACTTCCGTGTTTCTGACCGTGCAAGCCGCGCTTCCGCTGATGCAAGAGGGCGGCGCGATCGTGCTCAACGGCTCGGTGATGCGCAGCGAAGGCATCGCCGGCTCGGCCGCTTACTCGGCGTCGAAGGCGGGTGTGACGGGGATGGCGAAGGTTTTCGCAGCGGAACTGGCGCCGCGAGGGATTCGCGTGAATACGGTGATTCCGGGCCCGACGCGCACGCCGATCTGGACGCGCAACTCGCGCGCCGGTCAGACGCTCGACGATACGGAAAAGGCGATCGCGCCGCGCATTCCGATCGGCCGCCTCGCTGACCCCGAAGAAACGGCGCGCGCAGTGCTGTTCCTCGCATCCGACGACGCGGTGGGTATTACGGCGACGGAAATCGTTGTCGATGGCGGACTGACGGGCGCACCGAGCGGCGCACCGGTGTTCCGCGCGCCGCATTGA
- a CDS encoding XylR family transcriptional regulator, translated as MTRQQPAQRTHRIALLFNANKVYDREIITGIGKYLLSTRVAWDLFLEEDFRARLNGIEHFEGDGIIADFDDPAVCEALSDCPLPVVAVGSSYEEASRYPENLPYIATDNRKLVSLAYTHLIGAGLQRFALYSLPEAPTNRWAQERELAFNALLEADGLTGDVHRGLPTSAPVWNQASEQLAAWLQSLPKPVGIIAVTDARARQLLQVCLISGIAVPEEVAIIGIDNDPLTRSLTRIPLSSVIQGTEEMGRTAAHLLHQMLGGARFAGRRILVPPVGINVLESTRHQPVSSPYVMRARHYIRQYGCQGIKTEQVADYVGVSRSSLEEHFRRELGCTVHQEILNHKLEVAKRLLAQPDISSTEVAIRCGFTSLQYMYAVFRRELGCTPREYHERLQSTQASQPG; from the coding sequence ATGACACGCCAGCAACCTGCTCAACGTACGCATCGAATCGCGCTGCTCTTCAACGCGAACAAGGTCTATGACCGCGAGATCATTACCGGCATCGGCAAGTACCTGCTGTCGACTCGCGTTGCATGGGACCTGTTTCTCGAGGAGGACTTTCGCGCGCGATTGAACGGCATCGAACACTTCGAAGGCGACGGCATCATTGCCGACTTCGACGACCCCGCCGTGTGCGAAGCGCTCTCCGATTGTCCGCTGCCGGTGGTCGCGGTCGGCTCGTCGTACGAAGAGGCGTCGCGGTATCCGGAAAACCTGCCATATATCGCCACCGATAATCGCAAGCTCGTTTCGCTGGCGTACACGCATCTGATCGGCGCGGGCTTGCAGCGCTTCGCGCTCTACAGCCTGCCCGAAGCGCCGACGAACCGCTGGGCGCAGGAACGCGAACTCGCCTTCAATGCGCTGCTCGAGGCAGACGGCCTGACCGGCGATGTGCATCGCGGGCTGCCGACCAGCGCGCCGGTCTGGAACCAGGCCAGCGAACAATTGGCCGCGTGGTTGCAAAGCTTGCCGAAGCCGGTCGGCATTATCGCGGTGACCGATGCGCGCGCACGTCAGCTCCTGCAGGTGTGCCTGATCTCCGGCATCGCAGTGCCCGAGGAAGTCGCGATCATCGGTATCGACAACGACCCTTTAACGCGTTCGCTCACGCGCATTCCGTTGTCTTCGGTGATTCAAGGGACCGAGGAAATGGGCCGCACGGCCGCGCACCTGCTGCATCAGATGCTGGGCGGCGCGCGCTTTGCGGGACGGCGCATTCTCGTGCCGCCGGTCGGCATCAATGTGCTCGAATCGACGCGGCATCAGCCGGTGTCGAGTCCGTACGTGATGCGCGCACGCCATTACATCCGCCAGTACGGCTGCCAGGGCATCAAGACCGAGCAGGTCGCCGACTATGTCGGCGTATCGCGGTCGTCGCTCGAAGAACACTTTCGCCGCGAACTCGGCTGCACCGTGCATCAGGAGATTCTCAACCACAAGCTCGAGGTCGCGAAACGGTTGCTCGCGCAACCAGACATATCGAGCACCGAGGTCGCGATTCGCTGCGGCTTCACGTCGTTGCAGTACATGTACGCGGTGTTTCGCCGTGAACTCGGCTGTACCCCGCGCGAGTACCATGAGCGCCTGCAGTCCACCCAGGCATCGCAACCCGGCTGA
- a CDS encoding aldose epimerase family protein, giving the protein MNLADSRSTDRAPHAHVTVERWGTLPGGDAVRLFTLRNAHGMRVVISDLGATLVSWHAADRAGRIADVVLGHDTPAEYLASTSYFGGTIGRWANRIAHARFALDGVTYQLDRNQGDNLLHGGATGFHRALWDAREVDGTLVFAHESPEGDAGFPGTLEATVRYTLDDNGALTIDYDAATDAPTPVNLTNHTYFNLSGGSADRSADIRGHMIEIDADEFWEVDDTLIPIARASVTGNAFDFRTSAPIGARLDWPHTQLVRGKGFDHCYLLRSTSGAAGAPGAAGASSNPPGAVRRVAVLYDPGSGRELTVDTDANGLQFYSGNYLEGVVGRGGEQLRKHAALCLETGGYPNQINMDDTAAQTVLRPGERYRHTTVYRLGVR; this is encoded by the coding sequence ATGAATCTTGCAGACTCGCGCAGCACCGATCGCGCTCCTCACGCGCATGTCACCGTCGAACGCTGGGGTACGCTGCCCGGCGGCGATGCGGTCCGTCTTTTCACGCTGCGCAACGCGCATGGCATGCGCGTGGTGATCAGCGACCTCGGTGCGACGCTCGTCTCGTGGCATGCGGCCGACCGCGCCGGCCGCATCGCCGATGTCGTGCTCGGGCACGACACGCCGGCCGAATATCTCGCGAGCACCTCGTACTTCGGCGGCACAATCGGCCGCTGGGCGAACCGCATCGCGCATGCGCGCTTCGCGCTCGATGGGGTCACGTACCAGCTCGATCGCAATCAGGGCGACAACCTGCTGCACGGCGGCGCGACCGGCTTCCATCGCGCGCTCTGGGATGCGCGTGAAGTGGACGGCACGCTGGTTTTCGCGCACGAATCGCCCGAAGGCGACGCGGGCTTTCCGGGCACGCTCGAAGCAACCGTGCGCTACACGCTCGACGACAACGGCGCGCTGACGATCGACTACGACGCGGCCACCGACGCGCCGACACCGGTCAACCTGACGAATCACACGTATTTCAATCTGTCCGGCGGATCGGCCGACAGATCGGCCGACATTCGCGGCCATATGATCGAAATCGACGCCGACGAATTCTGGGAAGTCGACGACACGCTGATTCCGATTGCGCGTGCAAGCGTGACCGGCAACGCATTCGACTTTCGCACGAGCGCGCCGATCGGCGCGCGCCTCGACTGGCCGCATACGCAACTGGTGCGCGGCAAGGGCTTCGATCATTGCTATCTGCTGCGCAGCACGTCGGGCGCCGCGGGTGCCCCGGGTGCCGCGGGTGCGTCGTCCAATCCGCCCGGCGCGGTGCGGCGCGTGGCCGTACTGTACGACCCGGGCAGCGGCCGCGAACTCACCGTCGATACCGACGCGAACGGCTTGCAGTTCTACTCGGGCAATTATCTGGAAGGCGTCGTCGGGCGCGGCGGAGAACAGTTGCGCAAGCACGCGGCGCTGTGCCTCGAAACCGGCGGCTACCCGAATCAGATCAATATGGACGATACGGCCGCGCAAACGGTATTGCGCCCCGGCGAACGGTATCGGCATACGACCGTTTACCGGCTCGGCGTCCGGTAG
- a CDS encoding HD domain-containing phosphohydrolase: protein MNASSTAPDPGAALRVFDAVKALAFIGDLSMGQPTDHSLRTAWLAAQFARAAGADDATRCAVIEASLLRWSGCTANASGFADVLGDDVGGRVAMLENRPDWAQPLAAQGGVSAALTPLAQIHCEVSGEVARMLGLADGTQAALRHIFEAWDGGGLPDKLAGEAVPVAVYLIALAGDLEIFARVYGVEQALQLIAQRANARYPAALAALADAHGQRWLDELAALDALDPTQVDDALATPHMSDTTSAELIADVIDLKLPWMTGYSRAVAQTAAHCCAQLIADPLVQQRVYRAGLLHGIGRAAVPNALWDTPGRLPASAWERVRLVPYWTARAGRQTGALADAAELASYAYERGDGSGYFRGVARDAVPLEARVLAASVAWVALRAARPWRAAFGVEEASQLLRDEAASGRYDPEVVETLLACVCGPDAPRVAAPGVTQRRLASSASAAARLSARETDVLRSISRGASNKEVARELDLSPSTVRTHVESVFRKLECSTRAAATLKASALGLL from the coding sequence ATGAACGCATCGTCAACGGCGCCAGACCCGGGCGCCGCACTGCGCGTCTTCGACGCGGTCAAGGCGCTCGCCTTTATCGGCGACCTCAGCATGGGACAGCCCACCGATCACTCGCTGCGCACGGCGTGGCTCGCCGCGCAATTCGCGCGCGCGGCCGGCGCCGACGACGCCACGCGCTGCGCGGTGATCGAAGCGTCGCTGTTGCGCTGGTCCGGCTGTACCGCGAACGCATCCGGTTTTGCCGACGTGCTCGGCGACGACGTCGGCGGTCGCGTGGCGATGCTCGAAAACCGGCCCGACTGGGCTCAGCCGCTCGCCGCGCAAGGCGGCGTGAGCGCCGCGTTGACGCCGCTTGCGCAGATTCATTGCGAAGTGTCCGGCGAAGTCGCGCGCATGCTGGGTCTCGCCGACGGTACACAAGCCGCGTTGCGGCATATCTTCGAAGCGTGGGATGGCGGCGGTCTGCCCGACAAGCTTGCGGGCGAAGCGGTGCCGGTTGCCGTGTACCTCATCGCGCTGGCCGGCGACCTCGAAATCTTCGCGCGCGTCTATGGCGTCGAACAGGCGCTGCAGTTGATCGCGCAGCGCGCGAACGCGCGCTATCCGGCCGCGCTTGCGGCACTCGCCGATGCGCATGGCCAGCGATGGCTCGATGAACTCGCGGCGCTCGACGCACTCGATCCCACGCAAGTCGACGACGCGTTGGCGACGCCGCATATGTCCGATACGACGTCGGCCGAACTGATCGCCGACGTCATCGATCTGAAGCTGCCCTGGATGACCGGCTATTCGCGCGCCGTTGCGCAGACGGCTGCCCACTGCTGCGCACAGCTGATCGCCGATCCGCTGGTTCAGCAGCGCGTCTATCGCGCGGGTCTGTTGCATGGCATCGGCCGCGCGGCGGTGCCGAACGCGCTGTGGGATACGCCGGGGCGCTTGCCGGCGTCCGCGTGGGAGCGCGTGCGCCTCGTGCCGTACTGGACCGCGCGCGCGGGCCGGCAGACCGGCGCGCTTGCCGATGCGGCCGAACTCGCGTCGTATGCGTACGAGCGCGGCGATGGCTCCGGTTATTTTCGCGGCGTTGCGCGCGATGCGGTGCCGCTCGAAGCGCGTGTGCTCGCGGCGTCGGTAGCGTGGGTTGCGCTGCGCGCGGCGCGGCCGTGGCGCGCCGCGTTCGGCGTCGAGGAAGCATCGCAACTGTTGCGCGACGAAGCGGCGAGCGGGCGCTACGATCCCGAGGTGGTCGAGACGCTGCTTGCGTGCGTGTGCGGACCGGACGCGCCGCGCGTGGCGGCACCGGGTGTGACACAGCGCCGGCTAGCATCATCAGCCTCTGCAGCAGCGCGCCTGTCCGCGCGTGAGACCGATGTGCTGCGTTCGATCAGCCGCGGCGCAAGCAACAAGGAAGTGGCGCGCGAACTCGATCTGAGCCCGAGCACCGTGCGCACGCACGTCGAAAGCGTGTTTCGCAAGCTCGAGTGCTCGACGCGCGCGGCCGCTACGCTGAAGGCGTCGGCGCTGGGACTGTTGTAG
- a CDS encoding TetR/AcrR family transcriptional regulator, giving the protein MKVSKEQAAQNRAKLIETAARLMRERGIDGVGVAEIGKAAGLTHGALYAHFPSKDALAAEALAFGLELGHRRLTAPRNGRLPELGELLDGYLSEEKRNDIADGCAMAASVSEIGRQDVSVGERFAEGFEQMVSVFASKLGDQQADTTRREHAVTMTVAMIGAVSASRAVMKARPDLADEILHAVRHSINAIAAHPCGETQADTADEPTTVPAPTPSA; this is encoded by the coding sequence ATGAAAGTCAGCAAGGAGCAGGCGGCGCAGAACCGCGCCAAGCTTATCGAAACGGCCGCGCGCCTGATGCGTGAGCGCGGCATCGACGGCGTCGGCGTCGCCGAAATCGGCAAGGCCGCCGGGCTCACGCACGGCGCGCTCTACGCGCATTTCCCATCGAAGGACGCGCTCGCCGCCGAGGCGCTCGCGTTCGGCCTCGAGCTCGGTCATCGGCGTCTGACCGCGCCGCGCAACGGGCGCTTACCCGAACTCGGCGAACTGCTCGACGGTTATCTGTCGGAGGAAAAGCGCAACGACATCGCGGATGGCTGCGCGATGGCCGCCTCGGTCAGCGAGATCGGACGCCAGGACGTATCGGTCGGCGAGCGGTTTGCCGAAGGCTTCGAGCAGATGGTCAGCGTGTTCGCGTCAAAGCTCGGCGATCAGCAGGCCGATACGACGCGGCGCGAGCATGCGGTGACGATGACCGTCGCGATGATCGGCGCGGTTTCCGCTTCGCGCGCGGTGATGAAGGCGCGGCCCGACCTCGCCGACGAAATTCTGCATGCGGTCCGGCATTCGATCAATGCGATCGCGGCGCACCCGTGCGGCGAGACGCAAGCGGATACGGCAGACGAGCCTACAACAGTCCCAGCGCCGACGCCTTCAGCGTAG
- a CDS encoding PepSY-associated TM helix domain-containing protein, translated as MNTTDTLDSGAADFAPLAPHASATVAGASGTSGVDAQQKRPRRITFIRWLRKIHGWIGLWGAALGLLFGTTGFFLNHRAGPLRISTGAPQVSELQVPLPQPAPESPRELAAWLKGELKLAGKPGRVQKEPAHAVAWGDRSAVQPEHWQLTFASPQQMTSADYWVGSGYVTVKRTGNTFLATLTNLHKGVGLSVGWVLLIDTLAGSIILLSLTGVLLWTQLNTRRTIGAVLVIGSIVAAVSVGLA; from the coding sequence TTGAACACCACCGACACCCTCGACTCGGGCGCCGCCGATTTCGCACCGCTCGCACCGCATGCATCGGCAACCGTTGCCGGGGCTTCCGGCACTTCCGGCGTTGATGCGCAGCAGAAGCGGCCGCGGCGGATCACCTTTATCCGCTGGCTGCGCAAGATTCACGGCTGGATCGGCCTGTGGGGCGCGGCACTCGGACTGCTGTTCGGCACCACCGGCTTCTTTCTGAACCACCGCGCGGGACCGCTGCGCATCTCGACGGGCGCGCCGCAGGTCTCTGAACTGCAGGTGCCGCTGCCCCAGCCGGCGCCCGAGTCGCCGCGCGAGCTGGCCGCGTGGCTCAAGGGTGAACTGAAGCTCGCCGGCAAGCCTGGCCGCGTGCAGAAGGAACCGGCGCATGCGGTCGCGTGGGGCGATCGCAGCGCGGTTCAGCCCGAGCACTGGCAACTGACGTTCGCGTCGCCGCAACAGATGACGTCCGCCGACTACTGGGTCGGCAGCGGCTACGTCACCGTGAAACGCACCGGCAACACGTTCCTCGCGACGCTGACCAATCTGCACAAGGGCGTAGGCTTAAGCGTCGGGTGGGTGCTGCTGATCGATACGCTCGCGGGCAGCATCATCCTGCTGTCGCTGACGGGCGTGCTGCTGTGGACACAGCTGAATACGCGGCGCACGATCGGCGCAGTGCTCGTGATCGGGTCGATCGTGGCCGCGGTGTCTGTCGGGCTGGCGTAG
- a CDS encoding beta-galactosidase, with protein MRLGVCYYPEHWPESMWEDDARRMKSLGIEQVRIAEFAWSRMEPAPGEYNWAWLDRAVDVLGNAGLKVVMCTPTATPPKWLIDRHPDILPVGADGQPRGFGSRRHYDFSSPSFFEASRTICTAVAERYGKHPAVAYWQTDNEYGCHNTVVSYSPAAVARFREWLKARYGTVDALNRAWGTVFWSMEYRSFDEIDAPVGTVTEAHPSHRLDYRRFASDEVARYNRMQVDIIRAHSPGRPVAHNFMQLFTEFDHYKVAADLDVATWDSYPLGALEQQWFEPELKAKWLRTSHPDFASFNHDVYRGMSKLPFWVMEQQPGPVNWAPWNPAPLAGMVRLWSWEAFAHGAGCVSYFRWRQAPFAQEQMHAGLNTPDNQLDVGGHEAARVAEEIRAVAAAHADADAAVTTKVALVYDYEAKWLFEIHPQGADFAYPRFAFEYYSALRALGFDVDVIPATAPLDGYALVVVPPLPVVPDDFAARVEASGTHVVFGPRSGSKTRDLQIPAHLPPGPLASLLPMRVWRVESLRPNAGERVSVDAKTEGDARHWRDLIDTGNNTGNNTAADTALEIRARFADGHPAYVRRGAAHYFASIFDERLTEQLFARIASEAGLTPHALGDSLRVSRRGALTYVFNYGERVHTVDNVDAADFVIGAREVEPQGVAAYRTR; from the coding sequence ATGCGCCTCGGAGTTTGCTACTACCCCGAACACTGGCCTGAGTCGATGTGGGAAGACGACGCCCGCCGGATGAAATCGCTCGGCATCGAGCAGGTGCGGATCGCCGAGTTCGCGTGGAGCCGGATGGAACCGGCGCCCGGCGAATACAACTGGGCATGGCTCGACCGCGCGGTCGACGTGCTCGGCAACGCGGGCCTGAAAGTGGTGATGTGCACGCCGACCGCGACGCCGCCGAAGTGGCTGATTGACCGCCATCCGGACATTCTGCCGGTCGGCGCCGATGGCCAGCCGCGCGGGTTCGGCTCGCGTCGTCATTACGATTTTTCGTCGCCGTCGTTTTTCGAAGCATCGCGAACGATTTGCACCGCGGTCGCCGAGCGATACGGCAAGCATCCGGCCGTCGCGTACTGGCAGACCGATAACGAATACGGCTGCCACAACACCGTGGTCAGCTATTCGCCGGCGGCGGTCGCGCGTTTTCGCGAGTGGTTGAAGGCGCGCTACGGAACGGTCGATGCATTGAACCGCGCGTGGGGAACCGTATTCTGGAGCATGGAATACCGCAGCTTCGACGAAATCGATGCGCCGGTCGGCACCGTCACCGAAGCGCATCCGTCGCACCGGCTCGACTACCGGCGATTCGCCTCGGATGAAGTCGCGCGCTACAACCGCATGCAGGTCGACATCATCCGCGCGCATTCGCCGGGCCGGCCCGTTGCGCACAACTTCATGCAACTCTTTACCGAGTTCGATCACTACAAGGTCGCGGCCGATCTCGATGTCGCGACGTGGGACAGCTACCCGCTCGGCGCGCTCGAACAGCAATGGTTCGAACCGGAACTGAAAGCGAAATGGCTGCGCACGAGCCATCCGGATTTCGCGTCGTTCAATCACGACGTCTATCGCGGCATGTCGAAACTGCCGTTCTGGGTGATGGAGCAGCAGCCGGGGCCAGTCAACTGGGCGCCGTGGAATCCGGCGCCGCTAGCGGGCATGGTCCGGTTGTGGAGCTGGGAAGCGTTTGCGCACGGCGCGGGCTGCGTGTCGTACTTCAGATGGCGGCAGGCGCCGTTTGCGCAGGAGCAGATGCATGCAGGGCTCAACACGCCCGATAACCAGCTCGATGTCGGCGGGCACGAAGCGGCGCGCGTCGCCGAAGAAATCCGCGCGGTCGCTGCGGCCCATGCCGATGCCGACGCTGCAGTGACCACAAAGGTCGCCCTCGTCTACGACTATGAAGCGAAGTGGCTGTTCGAGATTCATCCGCAAGGCGCCGATTTCGCCTATCCGCGCTTTGCGTTTGAGTATTACTCGGCGTTGCGCGCGCTCGGTTTCGATGTCGACGTAATCCCGGCGACCGCGCCGCTCGACGGCTATGCGCTGGTCGTCGTGCCGCCGCTGCCCGTGGTGCCCGACGACTTCGCCGCGCGCGTCGAAGCGAGCGGCACGCATGTCGTGTTCGGTCCGCGCAGCGGATCGAAGACGCGCGACTTGCAGATTCCCGCGCACTTGCCGCCCGGTCCGCTTGCCTCGTTGCTGCCGATGCGCGTGTGGCGCGTCGAATCGTTGCGGCCGAATGCGGGAGAACGCGTGAGCGTCGACGCGAAGACTGAAGGCGACGCACGCCATTGGCGAGATCTGATCGACACCGGTAACAACACGGGTAACAACACAGCCGCCGACACGGCGCTCGAGATTCGCGCGCGCTTTGCCGACGGACATCCAGCATATGTCCGCCGCGGCGCCGCGCACTATTTCGCGAGCATTTTCGACGAGCGGCTGACCGAACAGCTATTCGCGCGCATTGCGTCCGAAGCGGGCCTCACGCCGCATGCGCTTGGCGACAGCTTGCGTGTGAGCCGCCGCGGCGCGCTGACCTACGTGTTCAACTACGGCGAGCGTGTGCACACGGTCGACAACGTCGATGCAGCCGACTTCGTGATCGGCGCGCGCGAGGTCGAACCGCAGGGCGTAGCCGCATACCGAACGCGTTAA
- a CDS encoding ABC transporter substrate-binding protein: MTVKALKARGTRIAVALALAAAATSGVLSFPAAANADTMTINIAFKGANQRAVWQQVLEEFKKAHPNVDVKVSFIDEEAYKVQLPGWLTTVAPDIVNWHNGERMAYYARRGLLEDLSGDWKKNGWDSMYASTKEASTVEGKQYAAPTVYYAWGMFYRKDLFQKAGIASEPKTWDQLLDACRKLKAAGITPFAVGGRDAWTLAGWFDYLDLRINGNAFHQKLMAGEIPYTDPRVKKVYTTWKQLLDDHDFIDNSLSYDLDAAQPFLFQGKAAMMLMGTFITGGFPANVKPQMGFFQFPIIDAKVPTAEDGPVESLHIPSRAKNKADAHTFLAFVETPEIGAQIAKGLGSLSANSKSPEPEDPISKIGFQILANTKGGIAQFYDRDMTKEMADEGMKGMQQFVSDPTKLDSILAQLEQARKRIYKK, encoded by the coding sequence ATGACCGTAAAAGCACTGAAGGCTCGCGGCACGCGCATCGCCGTTGCGCTCGCGCTTGCCGCCGCGGCGACGTCGGGTGTGTTGTCTTTCCCGGCTGCCGCGAACGCCGACACGATGACCATCAATATCGCGTTCAAGGGCGCGAACCAGCGAGCCGTCTGGCAGCAGGTCCTCGAGGAGTTCAAGAAGGCGCATCCGAATGTCGACGTGAAGGTGTCGTTTATCGATGAGGAAGCGTACAAGGTGCAACTGCCGGGCTGGCTGACCACGGTTGCGCCGGATATCGTGAACTGGCACAACGGCGAGCGCATGGCCTACTATGCGCGGCGCGGTCTGCTCGAAGACCTGAGCGGCGACTGGAAGAAAAATGGCTGGGACAGCATGTACGCGTCGACGAAGGAAGCGTCGACCGTCGAAGGCAAGCAGTACGCGGCGCCGACCGTCTATTACGCGTGGGGGATGTTCTACCGCAAGGACCTGTTCCAGAAGGCCGGTATCGCCAGCGAGCCGAAAACATGGGACCAGTTGCTCGACGCGTGCCGCAAGCTGAAAGCCGCCGGCATCACGCCGTTCGCGGTCGGCGGCCGCGATGCATGGACGCTTGCCGGCTGGTTCGATTACCTGGATCTGCGTATCAACGGCAATGCGTTTCACCAGAAGCTGATGGCCGGCGAAATTCCGTACACGGACCCGCGCGTCAAGAAGGTCTACACGACGTGGAAGCAGCTGCTCGACGATCACGACTTTATCGATAACTCGCTGTCCTACGATCTCGACGCCGCACAGCCGTTCCTGTTCCAGGGCAAGGCCGCGATGATGCTGATGGGCACGTTTATCACCGGCGGCTTTCCGGCGAACGTGAAGCCGCAGATGGGCTTCTTCCAGTTCCCGATTATCGATGCGAAGGTGCCGACCGCCGAAGACGGTCCGGTCGAATCGCTGCATATTCCATCGCGCGCGAAGAACAAGGCCGACGCGCATACGTTCCTCGCCTTCGTCGAAACGCCGGAGATCGGTGCGCAGATCGCGAAGGGGCTCGGCTCGCTGTCGGCGAACAGCAAGTCGCCGGAGCCCGAGGATCCGATCTCGAAGATCGGCTTTCAGATTCTCGCGAATACGAAGGGCGGTATCGCGCAGTTCTACGATCGCGATATGACGAAGGAAATGGCCGACGAAGGGATGAAGGGCATGCAGCAGTTCGTGTCCGATCCGACGAAGCTCGATTCGATTCTTGCGCAGCTCGAACAGGCGCGTAAGCGGATCTACAAGAAGTGA